The Erythrobacter sp. Alg231-14 genome has a segment encoding these proteins:
- a CDS encoding Lrp/AsnC family transcriptional regulator: MDKVVELDSKDWAILKALQADSSSSIQSVADAVGLSVNPCWRRIKRMEESGVIARRVALVDPAKVGAATCVFVTIRTRRHDAEWLGAFNGAIADIDEIMECHRMAGDIDYMLKLRVADIGGYDRIYQKLIRRVPDLADVTASFSMEEMKTTTALPRPR, from the coding sequence ATGGATAAAGTAGTAGAATTGGATTCCAAAGACTGGGCGATCCTAAAGGCACTTCAGGCGGACAGTTCTTCGTCGATTCAATCCGTTGCCGATGCGGTCGGATTGTCGGTCAATCCGTGTTGGCGCCGGATCAAGCGAATGGAAGAAAGCGGCGTGATTGCCCGCCGGGTCGCTCTGGTCGATCCGGCGAAAGTGGGCGCGGCCACGTGCGTTTTTGTGACCATACGGACCCGCCGCCACGATGCCGAATGGCTCGGCGCGTTCAACGGCGCGATCGCCGATATCGATGAGATCATGGAATGCCACCGAATGGCAGGCGACATAGATTATATGTTGAAATTGCGCGTGGCGGACATCGGTGGATACGATCGGATCTATCAAAAATTGATCCGCCGCGTGCCCGATCTGGCCGATGTCACCGCCAGTTTTTCTATGGAAGAAATGAAGACGACAACCGCCCTACCCAGACCGCGCTAA
- a CDS encoding CoA transferase, which produces MGKLSGITVVDLSQFLPGPMMTVMMADQGADVIKVEPAQGDPAREQAPFDTYGGDQHSVWFANLNRGKKSVALDLKAEEGKAALRELVARADVFVEGFRPGVMSRLGFDYDAVKSIKPDIVYCSISAFGQHGELAHHPAHDMAVQALAGFLAVNDGPDGAPVVPGAASADLASGLTALSAVLMALVGRDRSGEGAYIDCAMFDSILPWCAHTAGSAIAGGPSPQSSAQRSLGGAAFYQIYETQDGQHVALGGREIKFARNLLTALNRMDLLPQAEAPAGEQSELIAFLRTTFSSKTRDQWVDWFVDKDVAFSPVLNFREALDEPHIAERGLLVEADGGGKHIAPAIRFAGEIWAPGPIPKLNNGKGDEQ; this is translated from the coding sequence ATGGGCAAACTTTCTGGCATTACGGTCGTCGACCTTTCGCAATTTCTACCCGGGCCCATGATGACGGTCATGATGGCCGATCAAGGGGCCGATGTGATCAAGGTGGAACCCGCGCAGGGCGATCCCGCGCGTGAACAGGCGCCCTTTGACACGTATGGCGGTGACCAACATTCCGTGTGGTTCGCCAATCTCAACCGCGGCAAGAAAAGCGTCGCGCTCGACCTGAAGGCGGAGGAAGGGAAGGCCGCGTTGCGAGAATTGGTGGCCCGCGCGGATGTGTTTGTCGAAGGTTTCCGTCCCGGTGTTATGTCGCGGCTTGGCTTTGACTATGATGCGGTGAAATCGATTAAGCCTGACATTGTGTATTGCTCGATTTCAGCGTTCGGGCAGCACGGCGAATTGGCCCACCATCCGGCGCACGATATGGCGGTTCAGGCATTGGCGGGGTTTCTTGCGGTGAACGACGGACCGGACGGCGCACCCGTCGTTCCCGGCGCGGCCAGCGCGGATCTGGCGTCTGGTTTGACGGCTTTATCGGCCGTGTTGATGGCTTTGGTCGGGCGCGATCGGTCTGGTGAAGGCGCCTATATCGATTGTGCGATGTTCGATAGCATCCTGCCATGGTGCGCCCACACCGCGGGCAGCGCGATCGCCGGCGGCCCAAGCCCCCAATCATCCGCGCAACGATCGTTGGGCGGAGCGGCTTTCTATCAAATCTATGAAACACAAGACGGCCAGCACGTCGCGCTGGGTGGGAGAGAGATCAAATTCGCCCGCAATTTGCTGACGGCGCTGAACCGGATGGATTTGTTGCCACAGGCCGAAGCGCCTGCGGGCGAGCAGAGTGAATTGATCGCATTTCTGCGAACAACCTTCTCCTCCAAAACGCGCGATCAATGGGTCGATTGGTTTGTCGATAAAGACGTCGCCTTTTCACCCGTCCTGAATTTTCGCGAAGCGTTGGACGAACCCCATATTGCCGAACGCGGCCTATTGGTCGAAGCGGATGGAGGGGGTAAACATATTGCCCCGGCCATTCGGTTTGCCGGCGAAATATGGGCCCCAGGTCCGATACCCAAACTGAATAACGGCAAGGGAGATGAACAATGA
- a CDS encoding putative sulfate exporter family transporter, translating to MKIRKHDPAFYAGDLFGEFYESERLDTSSRISLSALLPGMAVCVIVSCAALWLAQQYGFPAILAGLLLGLALHFLSDHPAVGEGLDFVSRHFLRIGIVLLGLQVSLDQIAQIGWAPFAGLIAIMAATFFAGLLGARVAGQGRYAGVLAGGATAICGASAALALYGVVGRDRLDQARFTLTLVGVALASAFALTVYPPIAGVLDLTDNQAGYLIGSSIHDVAQAIGGGYAVSDAAGGQATVIKLARVALLAPVVALVALWLGQSGGSDEGNAAHAKPIWRRIAVPWFIAVFLALVVLGSVIAVPAIVAERGLEMSKFLLLLAVTATAMRSKLSVLLEAGWRPLVPVFAATLASFAVALLVTVTLIE from the coding sequence ATGAAGATCCGCAAACACGATCCTGCGTTTTATGCGGGCGATCTTTTTGGTGAATTTTACGAATCGGAGCGGCTCGACACCTCTTCGCGGATTAGCCTGTCGGCCTTGTTGCCGGGCATGGCCGTGTGCGTGATTGTGAGCTGCGCGGCGCTTTGGTTGGCGCAGCAATACGGCTTCCCTGCGATTTTGGCGGGGTTGTTGTTGGGATTGGCGCTGCACTTTCTATCCGATCATCCAGCAGTGGGCGAAGGGTTGGATTTTGTGTCCCGGCATTTCTTGCGGATCGGGATTGTCCTTTTGGGATTGCAGGTGTCGCTCGATCAGATTGCTCAGATCGGTTGGGCACCTTTTGCCGGGTTGATTGCCATCATGGCGGCCACGTTCTTTGCCGGATTGTTGGGTGCGCGCGTTGCGGGGCAGGGGCGATACGCTGGCGTCTTAGCTGGCGGAGCCACCGCGATTTGCGGAGCCTCGGCCGCTTTGGCTTTGTACGGGGTGGTCGGTCGCGATCGATTGGATCAGGCCCGTTTTACTCTGACCTTGGTCGGCGTTGCGTTGGCCAGCGCCTTTGCGCTGACCGTGTATCCACCCATTGCGGGGGTTTTGGACCTCACCGATAATCAAGCAGGATACCTAATCGGATCATCGATCCATGATGTGGCTCAGGCGATTGGCGGTGGATACGCGGTGTCCGATGCGGCGGGCGGTCAAGCGACCGTCATCAAATTGGCGCGGGTCGCGTTGTTGGCGCCGGTGGTTGCTTTGGTCGCATTGTGGCTAGGCCAATCAGGTGGATCGGATGAGGGTAACGCGGCGCACGCCAAGCCGATTTGGCGGCGCATCGCGGTCCCTTGGTTCATTGCAGTATTCTTAGCCTTGGTGGTCTTAGGCAGCGTCATTGCCGTACCGGCTATCGTTGCGGAGCGGGGGTTGGAAATGTCAAAATTCCTGTTGTTGCTCGCGGTGACCGCAACGGCGATGCGATCAAAACTATCCGTCTTGTTGGAAGCAGGGTGGAGACCATTGGTCCCCGTGTTTGCCGCAACATTGGCGTCTTTTGCCGTGGCGCTTTTGGTGACCGTGACGCTTATTGAGTAA
- a CDS encoding alpha/beta hydrolase family protein — translation MKKRHIALAALAFVGVGGATAAYVATPTVHEGSPGEVPELGRPGDFKVGTQEMTFALRDRVTFGKLDMATGGTQTETRELQVRVYYPANPASGAAPIAYSHTMEPPGMEPIVFDYEGRSFADATPVDAGEYADQFPLVVMSHGFNGWSTQFSNLAEHIASRGYVVASIDHADMKLEGATDFLHSFAKVLASRSLDQRQVLAQILDNVAAEQDGPFALVDAKNIGMIGYSMGGYGALASAGGDYDYDSSTFDAVPDDAMAPVRAAADAETGIDAVIAFAPWGGQPDNRVWSSQGLAGITVPVLLVSGAEDDVSNFDEGVSWIFDQLSATNRHMLVYRNARHNIVGNALSFDDGAPFRAIEFMNEPVWRQDRINGINQHFVAAFLDRTLKGDEAMDAYLNVPTVDSNDGTWDIGFGEQLNGTVAGDEAPNHWRGFQRRWALGLEMRRKAVGE, via the coding sequence ATGAAAAAACGCCATATTGCTCTCGCCGCTCTTGCCTTTGTGGGCGTTGGCGGCGCGACCGCCGCCTATGTTGCGACGCCAACCGTGCACGAAGGTTCTCCCGGAGAAGTGCCCGAATTGGGGCGGCCGGGCGATTTCAAGGTCGGCACACAGGAAATGACCTTTGCTCTGCGTGATCGTGTGACCTTCGGGAAACTGGATATGGCAACGGGCGGAACACAAACCGAAACGCGCGAATTGCAAGTGCGGGTGTATTACCCGGCGAACCCCGCTTCGGGCGCGGCCCCGATTGCGTATTCCCACACGATGGAACCACCGGGCATGGAACCGATCGTGTTCGATTATGAGGGGCGCTCATTCGCCGATGCGACGCCGGTTGATGCCGGTGAATATGCAGACCAATTCCCTCTCGTCGTCATGTCCCATGGCTTTAACGGCTGGAGCACCCAATTCAGCAATCTGGCCGAACATATTGCATCGCGCGGCTATGTGGTCGCGTCGATTGATCATGCCGATATGAAGTTGGAAGGGGCGACCGACTTTCTGCATTCCTTTGCAAAAGTTCTGGCCAGCCGATCACTGGATCAACGTCAGGTACTGGCCCAGATTCTCGACAATGTTGCCGCCGAACAAGACGGACCGTTCGCTTTGGTTGACGCGAAGAATATCGGCATGATCGGGTATTCGATGGGTGGTTACGGTGCCTTGGCCAGCGCCGGTGGCGATTACGATTATGACAGCAGCACGTTCGACGCCGTGCCCGACGACGCCATGGCACCGGTTCGGGCTGCGGCGGATGCGGAAACCGGGATCGATGCCGTCATCGCCTTTGCCCCGTGGGGAGGACAGCCGGACAATCGCGTCTGGTCATCCCAAGGGTTGGCGGGCATCACGGTGCCGGTCTTGCTGGTTTCAGGTGCGGAGGACGATGTTTCCAATTTTGACGAAGGGGTCAGCTGGATCTTTGATCAATTGTCCGCGACCAATCGGCATATGCTGGTCTATCGCAATGCGCGGCACAACATCGTCGGCAACGCTTTGAGTTTCGATGATGGCGCGCCGTTTCGCGCGATCGAATTCATGAATGAGCCGGTGTGGCGACAGGATCGCATCAACGGGATCAATCAACATTTCGTCGCGGCGTTCCTCGATCGGACGTTGAAAGGGGATGAAGCGATGGACGCTTATCTGAATGTCCCAACCGTAGATTCAAACGACGGCACTTGGGACATCGGCTTTGGCGAACAATTGAACGGCACAGTCGCCGGCGATGAAGCACCCAATCATTGGCGCGGCTTTCAACGCCGTTGGGCCTTGGGCTTGGAAATGCGTCGCAAGGCAGTGGGCGAATAA
- a CDS encoding DUF6356 family protein yields the protein MPFKTLHNAFTQHPASVGESYGEHLAHASGFGLRMIAGGVACVLHGLFPFLFIKTGSRQITTLHGRMVTHRGKLPEPIDFVI from the coding sequence ATGCCATTCAAGACGCTGCACAATGCATTCACACAGCACCCTGCCTCTGTGGGTGAAAGTTACGGCGAACATCTCGCCCATGCATCTGGTTTTGGGCTGCGCATGATTGCGGGCGGGGTCGCCTGTGTGTTGCATGGGCTTTTCCCGTTCCTGTTCATCAAAACCGGTAGCCGTCAGATCACCACTCTGCATGGCCGAATGGTGACGCATCGAGGCAAGCTGCCCGAACCGATCGACTTTGTGATCTGA
- a CDS encoding NADPH:quinone reductase: MTVTRAQITEHGGPEIIQWVEDDIPSPSAGEVLIRHTAIGFNFIDTYHRTGLYPIDLPSGLGLEAAGEIAAIGDGVTQYAIGDRVAYMGPGLGAYATHRIMPAAALFALPDSISDETAAAAILKAATVEGLVERCAKVQAGDTVLVHAAAGGVGLIMVQWLKAIGATVIGTVSTQEKAGLARKAGCDHVILDGEEDIAAKVREITGGAGVPCVLDGVGKDTFHASLDSLSPLGLLVSFGNASGPVDGVNLGILAQKGSLFVTRPTLFHYYTTPEERAAGIARVWDMINSGAVSIQIGQTYPLDQAAQAHRDIEARRTTGSTVLVP, encoded by the coding sequence ATGACAGTAACCCGCGCACAGATCACCGAACATGGCGGCCCGGAAATTATCCAATGGGTCGAAGACGACATACCTTCGCCGAGCGCGGGGGAAGTCTTAATCCGGCACACCGCGATAGGGTTCAATTTCATCGATACCTATCATCGAACCGGATTGTACCCGATCGATTTGCCCAGCGGATTAGGGCTTGAGGCAGCGGGTGAAATTGCGGCGATTGGTGACGGCGTAACGCAATACGCCATCGGCGATCGAGTGGCCTATATGGGCCCCGGCTTGGGTGCCTATGCGACCCACCGGATTATGCCTGCGGCGGCTCTATTCGCATTGCCTGATTCAATCAGCGACGAAACAGCGGCGGCCGCGATCTTAAAGGCGGCAACAGTCGAAGGCTTGGTCGAACGATGCGCCAAGGTGCAGGCGGGCGACACCGTCTTGGTGCATGCTGCCGCCGGAGGCGTCGGCTTGATCATGGTGCAATGGCTCAAAGCGATCGGAGCCACCGTCATCGGCACCGTTTCGACACAGGAAAAGGCAGGGTTGGCCCGCAAAGCAGGGTGCGATCATGTGATCCTTGACGGGGAAGAAGACATCGCCGCGAAGGTCCGCGAAATCACTGGCGGTGCGGGTGTCCCATGCGTTTTGGATGGCGTTGGCAAGGACACATTCCATGCCTCCTTGGACAGTCTTTCCCCGCTTGGGCTTTTGGTCAGTTTCGGCAATGCCAGCGGGCCGGTGGATGGCGTCAATTTGGGCATTCTGGCGCAGAAAGGGTCGCTTTTTGTGACGCGGCCCACTCTATTCCATTACTACACCACACCCGAAGAACGAGCCGCCGGGATTGCGCGGGTTTGGGATATGATCAACAGCGGCGCAGTCTCGATCCAGATCGGTCAAACCTATCCCCTTGATCAAGCCGCACAGGCACACCGCGACATCGAAGCGCGCCGTACAACCGGTTCGACCGTCCTTGTGCCCTAA
- the mtnP gene encoding S-methyl-5'-thioadenosine phosphorylase — protein MAKDWCIGIIGGSGLYDIEGIEDEQWLMIDTPWGDPSDEILCGRIGDVKVRFLPRHGRGHPITPTDLNTRANIDALKRAGCTDILAISAVGSLREELQPGRFVAVEQFIDRTVHRPSTFFGNGFVAHVSMADPVCPRLSEMAAKAVTACKGKVATGATYLAMEGPQFSTRAESRMYQAWGADVIGMTAMPEAKLAREAELPYALLGMVTDYDCWRVDENGVGDSVDVAQVVAQMQENSQLAREAVVKFIEKLPKTRKASPIDTALDDAVITAPEEHDPAMMAKLDAVAGRILAGG, from the coding sequence ATGGCCAAAGATTGGTGCATCGGAATTATCGGGGGCTCTGGCCTCTACGATATTGAAGGTATTGAGGATGAGCAGTGGCTCATGATCGATACCCCTTGGGGCGACCCGTCCGATGAAATCCTGTGCGGCCGCATTGGCGATGTTAAAGTGCGGTTTTTGCCGCGTCATGGGCGCGGCCATCCAATCACGCCGACAGATTTGAATACACGGGCCAATATTGATGCCCTCAAACGCGCAGGCTGCACCGATATTCTTGCGATCTCTGCGGTGGGTTCTCTACGCGAAGAATTGCAACCCGGGCGGTTCGTTGCGGTCGAACAATTCATCGACCGGACCGTGCATCGTCCTTCGACGTTTTTCGGCAACGGGTTTGTCGCCCATGTTTCCATGGCCGATCCGGTGTGCCCCCGCCTATCCGAAATGGCGGCAAAGGCGGTGACGGCCTGCAAAGGTAAAGTTGCAACCGGCGCGACGTATTTGGCGATGGAGGGCCCGCAATTCTCCACCCGCGCCGAAAGCCGGATGTACCAAGCATGGGGCGCCGATGTGATCGGAATGACCGCCATGCCAGAGGCAAAGCTCGCCCGCGAAGCTGAGCTGCCCTACGCTTTGCTGGGGATGGTCACCGATTATGATTGCTGGCGGGTCGATGAAAACGGCGTGGGCGATTCCGTCGATGTCGCTCAGGTCGTGGCGCAGATGCAGGAAAACAGCCAACTGGCGCGCGAGGCCGTGGTCAAATTCATCGAGAAATTGCCCAAGACCCGCAAAGCGTCGCCGATCGATACGGCTTTGGACGACGCCGTGATCACCGCTCCCGAAGAACACGATCCGGCGATGATGGCTAAATTGGATGCGGTGGCCGGACGGATATTGGCCGGCGGCTGA
- a CDS encoding glutathione S-transferase N-terminal domain-containing protein, which produces MSDPKPHIVFYGSPVSPFARKAAAVCIEKDVPYEIEAVNVFDPPQWFTDISPMKRIPVMRDRSIAAEGVNGTIADSSAICAYLERKYPTPTLYCEDAFAHGRALSLEEYADTIVAMAGGLGIFRPIFFSITQGKEPNLEKARETWAETLPPIFAFLDGQLGKNDFFVENTLSIADISVTCTLMQIALVANMPLDDYPALAAHYDRMVARPSIADPFAKADRLVRKALPDRFDLT; this is translated from the coding sequence ATGTCCGATCCGAAACCACATATCGTATTTTACGGTAGCCCCGTATCCCCCTTTGCCCGCAAAGCTGCGGCGGTGTGCATCGAAAAAGACGTGCCCTACGAAATTGAAGCGGTGAACGTTTTTGACCCGCCGCAATGGTTCACCGACATCTCCCCCATGAAACGGATCCCCGTGATGCGCGATCGATCCATCGCCGCAGAAGGCGTCAACGGCACCATCGCCGATTCGTCGGCAATCTGCGCCTACCTCGAACGCAAGTATCCGACGCCGACGCTGTATTGCGAAGACGCCTTTGCCCATGGCCGCGCGCTCTCTTTGGAAGAGTATGCCGACACAATCGTTGCGATGGCCGGCGGGTTGGGCATTTTCCGCCCAATCTTTTTCTCCATCACACAAGGCAAAGAGCCCAATCTGGAAAAAGCGCGCGAAACCTGGGCCGAAACGCTTCCGCCGATCTTTGCGTTCTTGGATGGTCAGTTGGGCAAAAACGACTTCTTCGTCGAAAACACATTATCAATCGCGGACATTTCGGTGACCTGCACGTTAATGCAAATCGCACTGGTGGCGAATATGCCATTGGACGATTACCCCGCATTGGCCGCCCATTATGATCGCATGGTGGCGCGACCATCCATCGCCGATCCGTTCGCCAAAGCCGATCGGTTGGTGCGCAAAGCCTTGCCGGACAGGTTTGACCTGACTTAA
- a CDS encoding aldehyde dehydrogenase family protein, whose protein sequence is MVTQYKNLINGEMIDTGEWLDVVNPANEEVIGQVPACGQSELDSAVAAARAAFKTWKNTPIEERRAAIMAMSGAIKENADELYRLLTSEQGKPHDQAKGEIFGAAGMSAAQSTLELADEINEDSDARLSRTRRVPVGVVGGIVPWNFPVMMAVQKIAPAMLSGCTIVLKPSPFTPLTTLRIAELIADKVPAGVVNIITGEDDLGPMITSHPDIDKITFTGSTATGKKIMEGASADLKRITLELGGNDASIVMPDADPKKVAEQLFWASFSNAGQICIAAKRVYIHEDIYDELSQAIADYAKNVTVGDGAQQGTGVGPIQNKKQYDRVLELIEDAKDNGYKFLLGGDKDPSGSGYFVPLTILDNPPEDARIVAEEQFGPVMPLMKFSTEDEVIARANNSEYGLAGAVWTADTEKGVEMAEKLETGTVWVNEALHLSPFAPFGGHKQSGFGAEYGKEGLKEFTYPQVITVKKDSVVA, encoded by the coding sequence ATGGTCACTCAATATAAGAACCTGATCAATGGCGAAATGATCGACACCGGCGAATGGCTCGATGTGGTCAATCCGGCAAACGAAGAAGTGATTGGCCAAGTTCCGGCATGCGGACAAAGCGAATTGGACAGCGCGGTTGCCGCTGCACGCGCCGCATTCAAAACATGGAAAAACACCCCGATCGAAGAACGCCGCGCCGCTATCATGGCGATGTCTGGTGCGATCAAAGAGAACGCCGATGAATTGTACCGTTTGCTGACCAGCGAACAGGGCAAGCCGCACGATCAAGCCAAAGGCGAAATTTTCGGCGCAGCCGGGATGAGCGCAGCGCAATCGACATTGGAATTGGCCGATGAAATCAACGAAGACAGCGACGCCCGTCTTAGCCGCACGCGCCGCGTGCCAGTGGGTGTGGTTGGCGGCATCGTGCCGTGGAACTTCCCAGTAATGATGGCCGTTCAGAAAATCGCACCGGCTATGTTGTCGGGTTGCACGATCGTTCTGAAACCATCGCCGTTTACACCGCTCACAACGCTGCGGATCGCCGAATTGATTGCTGACAAAGTCCCCGCGGGCGTGGTCAACATCATCACGGGCGAAGACGATTTGGGCCCGATGATCACATCGCATCCTGACATCGACAAGATCACCTTCACCGGTTCGACCGCGACGGGTAAGAAAATCATGGAAGGCGCGAGCGCCGATCTGAAACGGATCACGCTCGAACTTGGTGGCAATGACGCGTCGATCGTTATGCCGGACGCCGATCCTAAAAAGGTCGCGGAGCAATTGTTCTGGGCCAGCTTTAGCAATGCGGGCCAAATCTGCATTGCTGCAAAGCGCGTCTACATCCACGAAGACATCTATGATGAATTGTCACAGGCGATCGCCGACTACGCGAAAAACGTCACCGTGGGTGATGGCGCGCAACAAGGCACCGGCGTCGGACCGATCCAGAACAAGAAACAATATGACCGCGTTCTTGAACTGATCGAAGACGCTAAGGACAACGGCTACAAATTCCTTTTGGGCGGTGACAAAGATCCGTCCGGTTCGGGATATTTCGTGCCGCTAACCATTCTGGATAACCCACCGGAAGACGCACGGATCGTTGCCGAGGAACAGTTTGGCCCGGTTATGCCGTTGATGAAATTCTCGACCGAGGATGAAGTCATCGCGCGCGCCAACAATTCCGAATACGGTTTGGCTGGTGCAGTGTGGACGGCCGACACCGAAAAGGGTGTTGAGATGGCTGAAAAATTGGAAACCGGCACTGTCTGGGTCAACGAAGCGCTGCACCTGTCCCCGTTCGCTCCGTTCGGCGGACACAAGCAATCGGGCTTTGGCGCCGAATATGGCAAGGAGGGTTTGAAAGAATTCACCTATCCTCAGGTCATCACCGTCAAGAAAGACAGCGTCGTCGCATAA